The following proteins come from a genomic window of Synechococcus sp. NB0720_010:
- a CDS encoding YqhA family protein: MSSIKRLSWAIENVFERWLWKFRLIAIVPVVMSLLGSGATFISGTSEIWHSMGLLLDASPDDSRTVALLLGELVGGVDLYLIGIALMIFGYGVYELLISDIEAARSPGAGGNGLLDIRSLDVLKEKLVKVILVALIVAAFKSMLIFPIDNTTNLLVFSGSVLLLALSAYLVSGGPNRSTWNQPRETPFE; this comes from the coding sequence ATGAGCTCCATCAAGCGCTTGAGCTGGGCCATTGAGAACGTCTTTGAGCGCTGGCTCTGGAAATTCCGTTTGATCGCGATCGTGCCCGTGGTGATGAGCCTGCTCGGCAGCGGGGCGACCTTCATCAGCGGCACCTCCGAGATCTGGCACTCGATGGGGCTGCTCCTCGATGCCTCGCCCGATGACAGCCGCACGGTGGCCCTACTGCTGGGTGAACTGGTCGGCGGCGTCGATCTCTACTTGATCGGGATCGCCCTGATGATCTTTGGCTACGGCGTCTATGAGCTGCTGATCTCCGACATCGAAGCGGCGCGAAGCCCCGGAGCTGGTGGCAATGGGCTTCTGGACATCCGCAGCTTGGATGTGCTCAAGGAAAAGTTGGTGAAGGTGATCCTGGTGGCCTTGATCGTGGCTGCCTTCAAGTCGATGTTGATCTTCCCGATCGACAACACCACCAACCTGCTGGTCTTCTCAGGCTCGGTGCTGCTCTTGGCCCTCTCGGCCTATCTGGTCTCCGGCGGTCCCAACCGCTCCACCTGGAATCAGCCCCGGGAAACCCCCTTTGAGTAG
- a CDS encoding amino acid ABC transporter permease: MEHSSSLQRLRAALFASRLDGLITVVLLAALLAGGQALLHWLVFKAQWAVIQANSTLFAIGRYPLDQQWRLWLLSVLLAAATGLSWGWLRAFPRPDRRALLWPANDRLAAAVLAGLALLLPLFLQLSAAISQRWWGITALLLACRWWAGRVGPALPAAVRRGWPVIWPLLYLLGMTLIAGGLGLPVVSPSRWGGLLLTLIEASFAILLCFPLGVLLALGRRSRLPLLRWLSVLYIEFIRGAPLITLLFLGQNILGLLLPGGFSPDRVWRAAWVLTFFAAAYVAEAVRSGLVALPPGQMEAARALGLPVHQAMLKVVLPQALRVALPAMVGQFINLLQDTTLLSLIGLFELLGTARAVMANPAFLGKDAEVYLVLAVLFWCCCAALGLGSRALETRLNSNPQPA; this comes from the coding sequence ATGGAGCACTCCTCTTCTCTGCAACGGCTACGGGCCGCCCTGTTCGCCTCTCGCCTCGATGGGCTGATCACTGTGGTGCTGCTGGCGGCCTTGCTGGCCGGCGGCCAGGCCCTGCTGCACTGGTTGGTCTTCAAGGCCCAGTGGGCGGTGATTCAGGCCAACAGCACCCTGTTCGCCATCGGCCGCTATCCCCTGGATCAGCAGTGGCGTCTCTGGCTACTGAGCGTTCTTCTGGCGGCAGCCACGGGGTTGAGCTGGGGATGGCTGCGGGCCTTCCCTCGCCCCGATCGCCGGGCACTGCTTTGGCCGGCGAACGACCGCCTGGCCGCTGCAGTGCTCGCCGGCTTGGCGTTGCTCCTGCCCCTGTTTCTTCAGCTCAGTGCTGCCATCAGCCAGCGTTGGTGGGGGATCACGGCGCTGCTGTTGGCCTGCCGCTGGTGGGCCGGGCGCGTTGGCCCGGCTCTTCCCGCTGCCGTCCGCCGCGGCTGGCCCGTGATCTGGCCGCTGCTGTACCTGCTGGGGATGACCCTGATTGCGGGGGGATTGGGTCTCCCGGTGGTCTCCCCCTCTCGCTGGGGGGGGCTGCTCTTGACCTTGATCGAGGCCAGTTTCGCGATCCTGCTCTGCTTCCCCCTGGGGGTGTTGCTGGCCCTGGGGCGGCGCAGCCGTTTGCCGCTCTTGCGTTGGCTCTCGGTGCTCTACATCGAGTTCATCCGCGGGGCACCGCTGATCACCCTGCTGTTCCTTGGGCAGAACATCCTGGGCTTGCTCTTGCCCGGTGGCTTCTCGCCGGATCGAGTCTGGCGGGCGGCCTGGGTGCTGACCTTCTTTGCGGCGGCCTATGTGGCCGAGGCCGTCCGCTCTGGTCTGGTGGCGTTGCCGCCGGGGCAGATGGAGGCAGCCCGCGCCCTGGGCTTGCCGGTCCATCAGGCGATGCTCAAGGTGGTGCTGCCCCAGGCCCTCCGGGTCGCCCTTCCGGCGATGGTCGGGCAATTCATCAACCTGCTGCAGGACACCACTTTGCTCTCGCTGATTGGTCTGTTTGAGCTGCTGGGCACGGCCCGGGCGGTGATGGCCAATCCCGCGTTCCTCGGCAAGGACGCCGAGGTCTATCTCGTGTTGGCGGTGCTGTTTTGGTGCTGCTGCGCTGCCTTGGGTTTGGGGAGCCGCGCCCTGGAAACCCGCTTGAACTCCAACCCTCAACCCGCCTGA
- a CDS encoding amino acid ABC transporter substrate-binding protein yields the protein MPFSPRKVLRALPLLAGLVLTGCAVEGSGPQSQKLAAVKARGQLVCGVDGKLPGFSFVAPDGRYQGFEVDLCRAVAAGVLSDPANVEFRDLSASERFAAVNSGEVDLLSRSTTMTLSRDAAGGNALSFAPIHFYGGQAVMVNAGSGITSLKQLAGKPICVTTGTTTELNLADRMRELNAAYMPLKFQNDGQTYGAYLQGRCVAVTSDRALLAAKRSSFPDPKAHVLLAGDLSKEPLAMGTVNGDPSWADAVRWIAYALMQAEESGITQANVEAKLAEAQADSNQADLRRFLGVDGQLGQQLGLPADFVVQVIKAVGNYGEIFERNLGVNTRINLERGTNRQWTDGGLIYSPPFR from the coding sequence ATGCCCTTTTCCCCCCGCAAGGTCCTTCGAGCGCTTCCTCTGCTGGCTGGCCTCGTCCTCACCGGTTGCGCTGTGGAGGGCTCGGGGCCCCAAAGCCAAAAACTGGCCGCGGTGAAAGCCCGCGGGCAATTGGTCTGCGGCGTTGATGGCAAGTTGCCGGGCTTCAGTTTTGTCGCTCCCGATGGCCGCTACCAGGGCTTTGAGGTGGACCTCTGCCGTGCGGTCGCCGCTGGGGTGCTCTCAGATCCCGCCAATGTGGAGTTCCGCGACCTGAGCGCCAGCGAGCGCTTTGCGGCGGTCAATAGCGGTGAAGTGGATCTGCTCTCCCGCAGCACCACCATGACCCTCAGCCGCGATGCGGCAGGGGGCAATGCCCTCAGCTTTGCGCCGATTCACTTCTATGGCGGTCAGGCCGTGATGGTGAACGCGGGCAGCGGCATCACCTCCTTGAAGCAGTTAGCCGGTAAGCCGATCTGTGTGACCACTGGGACCACGACCGAGCTGAACCTGGCGGATCGGATGCGGGAGCTCAACGCCGCCTACATGCCGCTGAAGTTCCAAAACGATGGTCAGACCTATGGGGCCTACCTCCAGGGCCGTTGCGTGGCGGTCACCAGTGACCGGGCGCTGCTGGCCGCCAAGCGCAGCAGCTTTCCCGATCCCAAGGCCCATGTCCTGCTCGCCGGTGACCTGAGTAAAGAACCCTTGGCCATGGGCACGGTCAACGGCGATCCGTCCTGGGCCGATGCGGTGCGTTGGATCGCCTATGCCCTGATGCAGGCGGAAGAGTCCGGCATCACCCAGGCCAACGTCGAGGCCAAGCTCGCTGAGGCCCAGGCCGACAGCAACCAGGCGGATCTGCGGCGCTTCCTGGGGGTCGATGGCCAGCTGGGGCAGCAGCTGGGATTGCCGGCTGACTTTGTCGTTCAAGTGATCAAGGCCGTCGGCAACTACGGCGAGATCTTTGAGCGCAACCTGGGCGTGAACACCCGCATCAACCTGGAGCGGGGCACCAATCGCCAGTGGACCGATGGCGGCCTGATCTATTCGCCGCCCTTCCGCTGA
- a CDS encoding amino acid ABC transporter ATP-binding protein, translated as MTDRDLMIEARGVEKWYPNGYHALRGVDLNVYRGEVVVIMGPSGSGKSTFIRTFNALEDIQGGSIVVDGMTLSDDVRNIDAIRREVGMVFQQFNLFPHLTVLENLCLAPVLVRKRKKAEVEQEALALLERVNIREQAHKYPGQLSGGQQQRVAIARSLCMEPRVLLFDEPTSALDPEMVQEVLEVMQELAREGMTMVVVTHEVRFARQVASRVVLMAEGEVVEMAPPEQFFTAPQHERTRQFLSQIA; from the coding sequence ATGACGGATCGTGACCTGATGATCGAGGCCCGCGGGGTCGAGAAGTGGTACCCCAATGGCTACCACGCTCTGCGGGGTGTGGATCTGAACGTCTACCGCGGTGAGGTGGTGGTGATCATGGGGCCCTCCGGCTCCGGCAAGAGCACCTTCATTCGCACCTTCAATGCCCTGGAGGACATCCAGGGGGGATCGATCGTCGTCGATGGGATGACCCTCTCCGATGACGTGCGCAACATCGATGCGATCCGCCGGGAGGTGGGGATGGTCTTCCAACAGTTCAACCTCTTCCCCCACCTCACGGTGCTGGAGAACCTCTGTCTCGCTCCGGTGCTGGTGCGCAAGCGGAAGAAGGCGGAGGTGGAGCAGGAGGCCTTGGCGCTCCTCGAGCGGGTCAACATCCGCGAGCAGGCCCACAAGTACCCCGGGCAGCTCTCCGGCGGTCAGCAGCAACGGGTGGCGATTGCCCGCTCCCTCTGCATGGAACCGCGGGTGCTGCTCTTCGATGAACCCACCAGTGCCCTCGATCCCGAGATGGTGCAGGAGGTGCTCGAGGTGATGCAGGAGTTGGCCCGCGAGGGGATGACGATGGTGGTCGTCACCCATGAGGTGCGCTTTGCCCGGCAGGTGGCCAGTCGGGTGGTCTTGATGGCCGAGGGGGAGGTGGTGGAGATGGCACCGCCCGAGCAATTCTTCACTGCGCCGCAACACGAGCGCACCCGGCAATTCCTGAGCCAGATTGCCTAA
- the selD gene encoding selenide, water dikinase SelD, with product MSGPDQLLLLAGGGHSHALLLRRWLMRPQLKPKRTAVVLVNRASTALYSGMVPGLVAGLYSQEDCAIDLRDLCQRAGVAFVRAEITGLDLPRSQLLLAGRPPLQFDRLSLDLGCQTQHAEGQLGVKPLEPFLQWLKQAPPSLTIRGGGAAAVEVALALRAQGHQPELLLRGEQLHLGSPAANRAGERLLAEAGIPLDRGVGPERPADLACTGSEAPPWLAASGLPCDPQTGRIWTEPSLAVEGHPRIFASGDCGLIRRDPRPASGVWAVRAAPLLAINLKRSLEQPKRALRPWRPQARALQLLGDGRRRAVAFYGPWSLGPSRWLWRWKEAIDRRFMAGFARTGAMVAGAAMACRGCAAKLAADPLEAALARLQPGGDCPPPEDAAVLAATSTGGLLLQSLDGFPALLDDPWLNARLTTLHASSDIWACGAQLQSVQALVTLPEAAAPLQQELLFQTLAGVRSVLDPLGVPLLGGHTLEGRDGAGLALSLSVNGSVDPQRHWPKGPLQSDQVLLLTRPIGTGVLFAAAMAGVAKPQWIDAALETMQQSQAPLVELLQHYGCSACTDITGFGLLGHLGEMLGAGQEVELDPGAIPALAGARTLLEQGQASTLAPSNARALAQLDPGGGVRLSAPASAVDQQLWIDPQTCGPLLAALPASRAEEALEHLGQLGFAQAAVIARVLIA from the coding sequence TTGAGCGGTCCCGATCAGCTGCTGCTGCTGGCGGGGGGTGGCCACAGCCATGCCCTGCTGCTGCGGCGCTGGTTGATGCGGCCGCAGCTCAAGCCCAAACGCACCGCCGTGGTGCTGGTCAATCGGGCCAGCACCGCCCTGTATTCCGGCATGGTGCCGGGGCTGGTGGCCGGTCTTTACAGCCAAGAGGACTGCGCCATTGATCTGCGCGATCTCTGCCAGCGGGCGGGCGTGGCCTTCGTGCGCGCTGAGATCACGGGACTCGACCTGCCGCGCTCCCAGTTGCTGCTGGCCGGGCGGCCGCCGCTGCAGTTCGATCGCCTCAGCCTGGATCTGGGCTGTCAGACCCAACACGCCGAGGGGCAACTCGGGGTGAAGCCGCTGGAGCCCTTCCTGCAGTGGCTCAAGCAGGCACCGCCGTCGCTAACCATCCGCGGGGGCGGTGCCGCTGCGGTGGAGGTGGCCCTGGCCCTGCGGGCCCAGGGGCATCAGCCCGAGCTGCTGCTGCGCGGTGAGCAGCTGCACTTGGGATCGCCAGCGGCGAACCGCGCCGGAGAGCGCCTGTTGGCGGAGGCCGGCATCCCCCTGGACCGCGGCGTCGGTCCCGAGCGGCCTGCGGATCTGGCCTGCACCGGCAGTGAGGCGCCGCCCTGGCTGGCGGCCAGTGGTCTGCCCTGCGATCCCCAGACCGGGCGGATCTGGACGGAGCCGAGTCTGGCGGTGGAGGGCCATCCCCGGATCTTTGCCAGCGGCGACTGCGGGCTGATTCGCCGGGATCCTCGGCCGGCTTCCGGGGTCTGGGCTGTGCGTGCGGCGCCGCTGCTGGCGATCAACCTCAAACGCAGCCTGGAGCAGCCCAAGCGAGCCCTGAGGCCTTGGCGTCCCCAGGCCAGGGCCCTGCAGTTGCTGGGCGATGGCCGCAGGCGGGCGGTGGCCTTCTACGGGCCCTGGTCCTTGGGTCCCTCCCGCTGGCTCTGGCGCTGGAAAGAGGCGATTGACCGACGCTTCATGGCCGGATTCGCCCGCACCGGAGCCATGGTCGCTGGGGCCGCGATGGCCTGCCGTGGCTGCGCCGCCAAGCTTGCGGCCGACCCGCTGGAGGCTGCACTGGCCCGCCTGCAGCCGGGGGGGGACTGCCCACCGCCGGAGGACGCCGCGGTCCTGGCCGCCACGTCAACCGGCGGGTTGTTGCTGCAAAGCCTCGATGGGTTTCCAGCGTTGCTGGATGACCCCTGGCTCAATGCCCGGCTGACCACCCTGCATGCCAGCAGCGACATCTGGGCCTGCGGCGCCCAGCTGCAGAGCGTTCAGGCCCTGGTGACCCTGCCGGAGGCCGCCGCGCCGCTGCAACAGGAGCTGCTCTTTCAGACCCTGGCGGGGGTGCGTTCGGTGCTTGATCCCCTGGGGGTGCCCTTGCTGGGTGGTCACACCCTGGAGGGGCGCGATGGCGCGGGCTTGGCCTTGAGCCTGAGCGTGAATGGATCGGTTGATCCGCAGCGGCATTGGCCCAAGGGGCCCCTGCAGAGCGATCAGGTGTTGCTCTTGACCCGGCCCATCGGCACCGGGGTGCTCTTCGCGGCGGCCATGGCCGGGGTTGCTAAACCCCAGTGGATTGACGCGGCCCTGGAGACGATGCAGCAAAGCCAGGCTCCCCTGGTGGAGTTGTTGCAGCACTACGGCTGCAGTGCCTGCACCGACATCACTGGCTTTGGTCTGCTCGGCCACCTCGGTGAAATGCTCGGCGCCGGCCAAGAGGTGGAGTTAGACCCGGGGGCCATTCCTGCTCTGGCCGGTGCCCGCACCCTGTTGGAACAGGGACAGGCCAGCACCTTGGCCCCCTCCAACGCCAGGGCCCTGGCCCAGCTGGATCCCGGGGGTGGGGTGCGTCTGAGCGCCCCAGCCTCCGCCGTCGATCAGCAGCTCTGGATCGACCCGCAGACCTGCGGTCCGCTGTTGGCTGCTCTGCCGGCTTCCCGCGCTGAGGAAGCCCTGGAGCATCTGGGGCAGTTGGGCTTTGCGCAGGCCGCGGTGATCGCCAGGGTGCTGATCGCTTAG
- a CDS encoding phycobilisome rod-core linker polypeptide gives MSLVMAPALGIERFANGQNKEHRQQASDSDKSTIIRAVYQQVLGGQHVMKSDRLEGTESLFRNGYLNVREFVRLVAKSAQYRARFFESCNPYRFIELNHKHLLGRAPHNKEEMLHHFTILQEQGYDAEIDSYIDSDEYSRNFGNDRVPHMHGWSYSVGHEGRQFSYLMQLARGAAASVKGDRNGSQFKLGQALHQNRAIPVPGAGAAVSVARYAHISTDGPFKASMSSGSDLPSGDLPSARRIDGSPAYGFRSNELLVSAPNSGAAEGSRVVTITATGIANNRFIRHGAYTTRVPYSRMNEALQRVLRQGGRVVSVVVSGDSDISSAPAPAPTPAADEQPKAKAKGRGRSKG, from the coding sequence ATGTCTCTTGTCATGGCGCCCGCTCTGGGTATCGAGAGGTTTGCAAACGGTCAGAACAAAGAACACAGGCAGCAGGCCTCCGATAGCGATAAGAGCACCATCATTCGTGCCGTCTACCAGCAGGTTCTGGGCGGTCAGCATGTGATGAAGAGCGATCGACTCGAAGGGACCGAGTCGCTCTTCCGCAACGGCTACCTGAACGTGCGCGAGTTCGTGCGCTTGGTGGCCAAGAGTGCCCAATACCGCGCTCGCTTCTTTGAGAGCTGCAACCCCTACCGCTTCATCGAGCTCAACCACAAACATCTGCTGGGCCGCGCTCCTCACAACAAAGAGGAGATGCTGCACCACTTCACGATCCTGCAGGAGCAGGGCTACGACGCGGAGATCGACTCCTACATCGATAGCGACGAATACAGCCGCAACTTCGGCAATGACCGCGTTCCCCACATGCATGGTTGGAGCTATTCGGTTGGCCACGAAGGGCGTCAGTTTTCCTATCTGATGCAACTGGCCCGGGGCGCCGCCGCCTCGGTCAAGGGCGACCGCAACGGCAGCCAGTTCAAGCTGGGCCAAGCCCTGCACCAAAACCGCGCCATCCCGGTGCCCGGTGCTGGCGCTGCGGTCAGCGTGGCCCGCTACGCCCACATCAGCACCGATGGTCCCTTCAAGGCCTCGATGTCCAGCGGGAGCGATCTGCCCAGCGGTGATCTGCCCAGCGCCCGCCGCATCGACGGCAGCCCCGCCTACGGCTTCCGCAGCAACGAGTTGCTGGTCTCAGCACCGAACAGCGGTGCGGCAGAAGGCAGCCGGGTGGTCACGATCACCGCGACGGGCATCGCCAACAACCGCTTCATCCGCCACGGCGCCTACACCACCCGCGTGCCCTACAGCCGGATGAACGAGGCCCTGCAACGGGTCCTGCGCCAGGGCGGCCGCGTCGTCAGCGTCGTCGTCAGTGGCGACAGCGACATCTCCTCGGCACCCGCCCCCGCGCCGACTCCTGCTGCCGACGAGCAACCCAAGGCCAAAGCCAAGGGCCGTGGCCGCTCCAAGGGCTGA
- a CDS encoding carbohydrate porin, with amino-acid sequence MILRGLATGSLTLLLSLLLGGNGWASEDSTTRPSEQPQQAFSLQEALKLPDWLLFSISYTAEPMANPLGGAAQSSAWIQDTSLDLQLGTGLSREIQDWSEPDHWHINANINHVAGDVSYGTRIGAFLFPQTLAYPAGFYPTELSLERSAGEGWIGVRAGVIPINGDFDGTLLSAPILNNYVHSALNNTYNIFAGNLPISPFSSLAARLDIHPNKDVDVYYGWFDLTTAIPIIQAFGAPVNITPTKVGDAHILQLNYSPKRSQPAGSVLPGELFSIGGFTTDYQGEGLFGSATWKSGLPLGLDDRVWIGGAYSPEFDLNQAPSFLGGGLVIQGVFPKRPQDLLILGGGHAGLSAAAPPGYPNQPYEGVLELGYRLQLNPNLNLQPTLQWIFNPSGRDIPTPGILTTSVQISLSL; translated from the coding sequence GTGATCCTGCGGGGCCTTGCCACTGGATCGCTAACGCTCCTGCTCAGCCTGCTGCTTGGCGGCAACGGCTGGGCAAGCGAAGACAGCACAACACGCCCGAGCGAACAACCCCAACAGGCCTTCAGCCTGCAAGAGGCGCTGAAGCTGCCCGATTGGTTGTTGTTCTCGATCAGCTACACCGCCGAGCCCATGGCGAACCCCCTGGGAGGGGCTGCTCAAAGCTCGGCCTGGATCCAGGACACATCGCTTGATCTCCAACTGGGGACAGGTCTGAGCCGTGAGATCCAGGACTGGAGTGAGCCGGATCACTGGCACATCAACGCCAACATCAATCACGTCGCGGGCGATGTGAGCTATGGCACTCGCATTGGCGCGTTCTTATTCCCGCAAACCCTCGCGTACCCCGCTGGTTTCTATCCGACGGAACTGTCCTTGGAGCGCAGCGCCGGAGAGGGTTGGATCGGTGTCCGCGCTGGTGTGATTCCGATCAATGGTGATTTCGATGGAACGCTGCTGAGTGCGCCGATCCTCAACAACTACGTGCACTCGGCGTTGAACAACACCTACAACATCTTTGCCGGCAACCTACCGATCTCACCCTTTTCAAGCCTGGCCGCAAGGCTCGACATCCATCCCAACAAGGATGTTGACGTCTACTACGGCTGGTTTGATCTCACGACCGCCATCCCGATCATCCAAGCCTTCGGCGCGCCGGTCAACATCACGCCCACCAAGGTCGGAGACGCCCACATCCTGCAGCTGAACTACAGCCCTAAGCGCAGCCAGCCCGCAGGCAGCGTCCTACCCGGTGAGCTGTTCTCCATCGGCGGCTTCACCACGGACTACCAAGGCGAAGGACTGTTCGGCAGTGCGACCTGGAAAAGCGGTCTCCCCCTGGGCCTCGATGACCGGGTCTGGATCGGCGGGGCCTACTCGCCGGAGTTTGATCTCAACCAGGCACCAAGCTTCCTCGGCGGCGGCCTGGTGATCCAAGGGGTCTTCCCCAAGCGCCCCCAGGACCTGCTGATCCTCGGTGGCGGGCACGCTGGTCTGAGCGCCGCGGCCCCACCGGGCTACCCCAACCAGCCCTACGAGGGCGTTCTGGAGCTGGGCTATCGCCTGCAGCTCAACCCCAATCTGAATCTGCAGCCCACCCTGCAGTGGATCTTTAACCCCAGTGGCCGAGACATCCCCACACCGGGAATCCTGACCACCAGCGTCCAGATCAGTCTGAGCTTGTAA
- a CDS encoding ABC transporter permease subunit (The N-terminal region of this protein, as described by TIGR01726, is a three transmembrane segment that identifies a subfamily of ABC transporter permease subunits, which specificities that include histidine, arginine, glutamine, glutamate, L-cystine (sic), the opines (in Agrobacterium) octopine and nopaline, etc.), protein MAPPVTPWWRNRRLIPWLLQAAVGLLVLVLVAFLLGNLVQNLAAAGLLLTWRWIGNPAGFDIAGSWLPFSADQPYWWALLAGLVNTLRVVVIGLIGASIVGTAVGVASFSGNALLRGLARVYVELIRNIPLLLQLVFWYFVVFLSLPGGAQAIQWPGVVLAQSGLYLGMPELVNGVWQAPIRLSVEFAALLTGLIVYISAFISEVVRGGIASVPKGQWEAARALGFSPLQTLRRVVLPQALPVIVPGLNNQYISLAKSSSLAIACGYADLYSVAETTLNQTGRAVEVMVILLGAYLAMDLVISALMNALNRAVQLRSR, encoded by the coding sequence ATGGCTCCGCCTGTCACCCCTTGGTGGCGCAACCGCCGCCTGATCCCCTGGTTGCTGCAGGCCGCGGTCGGTCTGCTGGTGCTGGTTCTGGTGGCTTTCCTGCTGGGGAACCTGGTGCAGAACCTGGCGGCGGCCGGGTTGCTGCTGACCTGGCGCTGGATCGGCAACCCCGCCGGTTTTGACATCGCCGGCAGTTGGTTGCCCTTCAGCGCCGATCAGCCCTACTGGTGGGCGCTGCTGGCGGGACTGGTCAACACCCTGCGGGTTGTCGTCATCGGTCTGATTGGCGCCTCGATCGTCGGCACCGCCGTCGGCGTGGCCTCCTTTAGTGGCAACGCTCTGCTGCGCGGCCTGGCGCGGGTCTACGTCGAGCTGATCCGCAACATCCCTCTGCTCTTGCAGTTGGTGTTTTGGTATTTCGTCGTCTTCCTCTCCTTGCCGGGTGGTGCCCAGGCAATCCAGTGGCCCGGCGTCGTCCTCGCCCAATCGGGCCTCTACCTGGGGATGCCTGAGTTGGTGAATGGGGTCTGGCAGGCACCGATTCGCCTGAGTGTTGAGTTCGCGGCCCTGCTGACCGGTCTGATCGTCTACATCTCGGCCTTCATCTCGGAGGTGGTGCGCGGCGGGATTGCTTCGGTGCCCAAGGGGCAGTGGGAGGCCGCCCGTGCCCTGGGCTTCAGCCCCCTGCAAACCCTGCGCCGGGTGGTCCTGCCCCAGGCCCTGCCGGTGATCGTTCCCGGTTTGAACAACCAGTACATCTCCCTGGCGAAGAGTTCCTCGCTCGCCATCGCCTGCGGCTACGCCGATCTCTATTCGGTGGCGGAGACCACCCTCAACCAAACCGGACGGGCGGTGGAGGTAATGGTGATCCTGCTGGGGGCCTACCTGGCCATGGACCTGGTGATCTCTGCCCTGATGAATGCGCTGAACCGCGCCGTGCAGCTGAGGAGCCGTTGA
- the pyrC gene encoding dihydroorotase, which produces MSSTLTIRTPDDWHLHLRDGEMLQAVVGHTARQFARAIVMPNLKPPVTTVEQARAYRERITAALTASQGPDAAAAFTPLMTAYLTETIEPAELERGFSEGVFSAAKLYPAGATTNSDAGVRDLAHISAVLACMERIGMPLLIHGEVTDPAVDIFDREAVFIERQLIPLLQRHPALKVVLEHITTADAAQFVAEGPANLAATITPHHLHINRNALFQGGLRPDFYCLPIAKRERHRLALRAAATSSSTKFFLGTDSAPHPRGSKESACGCAGIYNAPFAIESYAQVFEEEGVLDRLENFASVHGPNFYGLPLNTGTIQLERSSDRDFIPGLMELENGSSSPTTLVPFHAGETLNWRLKQAQWRASAA; this is translated from the coding sequence ATGAGCAGCACCCTCACGATCCGCACCCCGGATGACTGGCATCTCCACCTGCGCGATGGGGAGATGCTGCAGGCCGTGGTTGGACACACGGCGCGGCAGTTCGCCCGGGCGATCGTGATGCCCAACCTCAAACCGCCGGTGACGACGGTGGAGCAGGCACGGGCCTATCGAGAACGGATCACGGCCGCCCTGACAGCAAGCCAAGGGCCTGATGCCGCCGCGGCCTTCACGCCGCTGATGACGGCGTACCTGACCGAAACGATCGAGCCAGCCGAGCTGGAGCGCGGCTTCAGCGAAGGGGTCTTCAGCGCCGCCAAGCTCTATCCCGCCGGTGCGACCACCAACTCCGACGCCGGCGTGCGCGATCTCGCCCACATCAGCGCCGTGCTCGCCTGCATGGAGCGGATTGGCATGCCGCTGCTGATCCATGGCGAGGTCACCGATCCCGCCGTCGACATCTTTGATCGCGAGGCGGTCTTCATCGAACGGCAGTTGATCCCTCTGCTCCAGCGTCATCCGGCCCTGAAGGTGGTGCTGGAGCACATCACGACCGCCGACGCCGCCCAGTTCGTGGCGGAGGGTCCAGCCAACCTGGCGGCGACGATCACCCCCCACCACCTCCACATCAACCGCAACGCCCTCTTCCAGGGGGGTCTGCGGCCGGACTTCTATTGCTTGCCCATCGCCAAGCGGGAGCGCCATCGCCTGGCCCTACGGGCCGCGGCCACCAGCAGCAGCACCAAATTTTTCCTGGGGACCGACTCCGCTCCCCACCCCAGGGGCTCCAAGGAATCGGCCTGCGGCTGCGCCGGGATCTACAACGCCCCCTTCGCCATTGAGAGCTACGCCCAGGTTTTTGAAGAGGAGGGCGTTCTCGATCGCCTGGAGAACTTCGCCAGCGTGCATGGGCCCAACTTCTACGGGCTGCCGCTCAACACTGGAACGATCCAACTGGAGCGCAGCAGCGACAGAGACTTCATCCCAGGGTTAATGGAACTGGAGAACGGCAGCAGCTCGCCGACAACCCTGGTGCCCTTTCACGCCGGGGAAACCCTGAATTGGCGCCTGAAGCAGGCGCAATGGCGCGCGTCAGCAGCGTAA